In a single window of the Metopolophium dirhodum isolate CAU chromosome 2, ASM1992520v1, whole genome shotgun sequence genome:
- the LOC132938267 gene encoding uncharacterized protein LOC132938267 yields MSSSSSSCTSHSDEQQATIDAENTVNQNIFYDGSRGESCPADLIQDHAARKIIFDRGFVDGINMRMSLPSELKSVNASSEAVEVFSMTNIINATMVADVAIRSSMNALEAASLAVDLENGHAEVTAIEAMVTVALDAVEATEVVASVARSISRKSRRSLGMAE; encoded by the coding sequence ATGTCATCTTCTTCGTCATCTTGTACGTCCCATTCAGACGAGCAACAGGCTACAATTGACGCCGAGAACACCgttaaccaaaatattttctacGACGGTAGTAGAGGTGAGTCGTGCCCGGCTGACTTGATCCAGGACCATGCGgctcgtaaaataatatttgacaggGGCTTCGTTGACGGCATAAACATGCGGATGTCACTTCCATCAGAATTGAAATCTGTGAACGCATCGAGTGAAGCAGTGGAAGTTTTTTCCATGACTAATATCATCAATGCCACCATGGTTGCAGATGTGGCAATCAGGTCATCGATGAATGCGTTGGAAGCGGCCTCGTTGGCAGTCGATTTGGAGAATGGGCACGCTGAAGTCACCGCCATCGAGGCGATGGTGACAGTTGCGTTGGACGCCGTGGAGGCAACTGAGGTTGTTGCTAGTGTGGCCCGGTCTATATCGCGTAAAAGCAGACGTTCACTTGGTATGGCTGAATGA
- the LOC132939844 gene encoding uncharacterized protein LOC132939844, whose product MDHEESLANINFDNLVLSEQTQAMKEKTATASPPVADKQRSDSGKKSTDKVVIGAESALERCEQTASTHGATDMLNDYTYQQFLEETRGRKNENRFQKVSKSAGTN is encoded by the exons ATGGATCACGAGGAATCACTTGCCAACATTAATTTTGACAATCTCGTCCTTTCG GAACAAACGCAGGCGATGAAAGAGAAGACTGCGACGGCTTCGCCTCCAGTGGCCGACAAACAAAGAAGCGATTCAGGAAAGAAGTCCACTGACAAAGTAGTTATCGGAGCCGAATCAG cGTTAGAGAGGTGTGAGCAAACTGCCAGTACGCATGGGGCAACAGACATGTTAAACGACTATACTTACCAACAATTCTTAGAGGAAACTCGGGGACGGAAGAatgaa AATAGATTCCAGAAGGTGTCAAAGAGCGCTGGGACAAATTGA